In Epinephelus fuscoguttatus linkage group LG15, E.fuscoguttatus.final_Chr_v1, a genomic segment contains:
- the LOC125901946 gene encoding THAP domain-containing protein 6-like, protein MPHPCAAWKCANRFTVQTKSQGITFHRFPKDNAWWKQWEVALRREGFSASSSSMLCSEHFKPEDFDRTGQTVRIRDGAVPSVFSFPAHFTSRGYPVATTTTETLKKAQETLAVDCSQLVQDTDEPPCLYPDHSYVLPDDLRARLSDALARVESLEREKRNAKDRERRAKNTVCSLLEDLRGKKLINEELKDKLYS, encoded by the exons ATGCCTCATCCATGTGCTGCATGGAAGTGTGCGAATCGTTTTACTGTCCAAACCAAATCCCAGGGAATAACCTTTCACAG GTTTCCCAAAGATaatgcttggtggaaacagtgGGAAGTAGCTCTCCGGAGGGAAGGGTTTTCTGCTAGCTCGTCTTCTATGCTCTGCAGTGAGCATTTCAAGCCTGAGGACTTTGACAGAACAGGTCAGACAGTCAGGATCAGAGATGGAGCTGTCCCTTCTGTCTTCAGTTTCCCAGCTCACTTCACCTCCAGAGGGTAT CCTGTTGCTACCACGACAACTGAGACCTTAAAGAAGGCTCAAGAGACTCTGGCAGTGGACTGTTCCCAGCTTGTCCAAGACACTGATGAACCCCCCTGCCTGTACCCA GACCACTCCTATGTCCTGCCTGATGATCTGAGGGCCAGACTTAGTGATGCCTTGGCTAGGGTGGAGAGTCtggaaagagagaagaggaatgCAAAGGATAGAGAAAGGAGGGCAAAGAACACTGTGTGCAGTCTTCTGGAGGATCTCAGAGGAAAGAAACTCATAAATGAAGAGCTGAAAGACAAGCTatatagctga